In the genome of Hydractinia symbiolongicarpus strain clone_291-10 chromosome 5, HSymV2.1, whole genome shotgun sequence, one region contains:
- the LOC130645923 gene encoding uncharacterized protein LOC130645923 — translation MRNHLGKQRKSYKSGPNCNFDNYRHNSVKPAIAKIIEKIVHGQLINYLEMNNLHHNQYGFRAGRSTNLATMSFTDSIRHHVDREIVGAVHIDLSKAFDMKEHLTVGVPQGTILGPLLFLLYFNDLADNLKHSEIIKYADDTVLYHP, via the exons CTTGGAAAACAGCGAAAATCATACAAAAGTGGACCAAACTGTAATTTTGACAACTATCGACATAATTCTGTAAAACCAGCGATAGCAAAAATCATTGAGAAAATAGTTCATGGTCAATTGATTAATTATCTTGAAATGAACAACCTTCATCATAATCAATATGGTTTCAGAGCAGGAAGATCCACCAATCTGGCAACCATGTCTTTCACTGATAGTATAAGACATCATGTAGATAGAGAAATTGTTGGAGCGGTTCACATAGATTTAAGTAAAGCATTCGATAT GAAGGAGCACCTCACTGTTGGTGTACCCCAGGGAACAATTTTAGGTccgctgttgtttttgttgtattttaacGATCTTGCTGACAACTTGAAACATTCTGAAATAATCAAATACGCCGATGATACTGTTTTGTACCATCCATGA